The Elusimicrobiota bacterium genome has a segment encoding these proteins:
- a CDS encoding aminopeptidase P family protein produces the protein MNPLKALLYRGKKGRTLDREVLEGLARSQDLAYRCAKAIAREMREGWSEAQTARLMDVWLADHGVRVFFHKSFAWFGERSRFDGMRRWADFLPGKRALGSGDCVILDTAPVFKGYPGDIGYSFSLGPDPELGKAAAVLEELRATVLRLFEQAVKNPGRTTGGDIASAIARHIAAAGYEPAHHKYPGGVLGHRLHPMPESRRPPTFIPFSWQALSRFLREGLLPDLLNEEHRGELWGAWAIEPHLGGKGFGAKFEEILVVEETGVRWLSEEIPWR, from the coding sequence ATGAACCCCCTCAAGGCTCTGCTTTACCGAGGCAAAAAGGGACGAACTCTCGACCGCGAGGTCCTGGAGGGACTGGCGCGCTCCCAGGACCTTGCTTACCGCTGCGCCAAGGCCATCGCCCGGGAGATGCGCGAGGGCTGGAGCGAGGCCCAGACCGCGCGCCTCATGGATGTATGGCTGGCCGACCACGGGGTTCGGGTCTTCTTCCACAAGTCCTTCGCCTGGTTCGGGGAGAGAAGTAGATTCGACGGAATGCGGCGCTGGGCCGATTTCCTGCCCGGAAAGCGCGCCCTAGGTTCAGGAGACTGCGTGATCTTGGACACTGCCCCGGTCTTCAAAGGCTATCCCGGAGACATCGGCTACTCTTTCTCGCTCGGACCCGACCCGGAGCTGGGCAAGGCCGCTGCGGTCCTGGAGGAGCTGCGTGCGACCGTCCTGCGGTTGTTCGAGCAGGCCGTGAAAAATCCGGGCCGGACCACGGGAGGCGACATCGCCTCCGCCATAGCCCGCCATATCGCGGCCGCGGGCTATGAACCCGCCCATCATAAATATCCCGGCGGGGTCCTGGGGCACCGGCTCCATCCCATGCCAGAGTCCCGGCGCCCTCCCACCTTCATTCCGTTCAGCTGGCAAGCCTTGAGCCGCTTCCTGAGGGAGGGATTGCTCCCGGATCTTCTCAATGAGGAGCACCGCGGCGAGCTGTGGGGAGCCTGGGCCATCGAGCCGCACTTGGGAGGCAAGGGTTTCGGGGCCAAATTCGAGGAGATACTGGTCGTGGAGGAAACGGGCGTCCGCTGGCTTTCCGAGGAAATACCTTGGCGCTAG
- a CDS encoding alpha/beta fold hydrolase — protein MITLAGTAAKSTRFRELKTAWLDNDNAAGEILLFIHGYLDTPATWSPQAAAFADKYRVILPFARGVGPSEPPKDLRRYGAYSILLDHLELLRAVDPAGERPIHVVGHDVGGVHAWMLACHPHPRIKTVTILNSAHPRQYLRRLLWPRQLFKSWYMGAFQVPYVCEALLWLFHKEFFKILSREGWEPPQGELSLDDFEGAVINAMNQYRQFVRDIPHFMKEKAKPVQVPVLVISSEQDRYLEAPTALELKDIAAKPTLRVVRGKHWLHREQPERINRLLAEFWAQNHGSV, from the coding sequence ATGATCACCTTAGCCGGGACGGCCGCCAAAAGCACCCGCTTTCGAGAATTAAAGACCGCCTGGCTCGACAACGACAACGCGGCAGGAGAGATACTTCTCTTCATCCACGGCTACCTGGACACGCCCGCCACTTGGAGCCCCCAGGCCGCGGCCTTCGCGGACAAATACCGCGTGATTCTCCCCTTCGCCCGCGGGGTGGGCCCCTCCGAGCCCCCCAAGGACCTCCGGCGCTACGGGGCTTACTCCATTCTCCTCGACCACCTCGAGCTCTTGCGGGCCGTGGATCCGGCGGGAGAAAGGCCCATCCACGTGGTGGGCCACGACGTCGGAGGCGTGCACGCCTGGATGCTCGCCTGCCACCCCCACCCCCGCATCAAGACCGTCACCATTCTCAACAGCGCCCACCCCAGGCAGTACCTGCGGCGCCTGCTCTGGCCGCGCCAGCTCTTCAAAAGCTGGTACATGGGGGCCTTCCAGGTGCCCTACGTCTGCGAGGCCCTCCTTTGGCTCTTCCATAAGGAGTTTTTTAAAATCCTTTCGCGCGAGGGCTGGGAGCCCCCCCAAGGGGAGCTGTCCTTGGATGACTTCGAGGGGGCCGTCATCAACGCCATGAACCAGTATCGGCAATTCGTGCGCGACATCCCCCATTTCATGAAGGAGAAGGCCAAGCCCGTCCAGGTCCCGGTCCTGGTCATATCAAGCGAGCAGGACCGCTATCTGGAGGCTCCCACGGCCCTGGAGCTTAAGGACATCGCGGCCAAGCCCACCCTCCGGGTCGTGCGCGGCAAGCATTGGCTCCACCGCGAGCAGCCGGAGCGCATCAACCGTCTCTTGGCGGAGTTTTGGGCTCAAAACCACGGATCGGTATGA
- a CDS encoding radical SAM protein encodes MAVDWRFILTGAKRVVDSKAMYAQVVVTDDCNLTCAYCDEYTPGAPVIPLAVLKERIDRLDRLGVQVYDFLGGETLLHPEIAALVAYVKAKRGGSNLATIITNGFLLTEKAIQELNAAGLDFMQVSVDSLEPTALSDKSLKSILPRLKLLAREARFKVEIQTVLNEATLADYARFREALKDFPFTFGFSVMHGKGGQIAIRGEKYLELLRKYGVFEGVNFYGEHLTEMLAGDFSRPWKCLAGFKFLYVNAKGGVQWCAQQRDYMYPLDQLDSNILAQNDRHKPCEAGCSLGCVRMISHTLGEPMKTFGASVRLALGMRR; translated from the coding sequence ATGGCTGTCGACTGGCGCTTCATCTTGACCGGAGCCAAGAGGGTGGTGGATTCCAAGGCCATGTACGCCCAGGTGGTCGTGACCGACGACTGCAACCTCACCTGCGCCTACTGCGACGAGTACACCCCCGGAGCTCCCGTAATCCCCCTGGCCGTCCTAAAGGAACGGATAGACCGGCTCGACAGGCTCGGGGTCCAGGTCTACGACTTCCTGGGCGGGGAGACCTTGCTCCACCCCGAGATCGCGGCCCTCGTCGCCTACGTCAAGGCCAAGCGCGGGGGCTCGAACCTTGCCACCATCATCACCAACGGCTTTCTCCTGACCGAAAAGGCAATCCAAGAGCTCAACGCCGCGGGGCTCGACTTCATGCAGGTGTCCGTGGACTCCCTGGAGCCCACCGCGCTCTCGGACAAGAGCCTCAAGTCCATCCTGCCCAGGCTCAAGCTTCTGGCCCGGGAGGCCAGGTTCAAGGTCGAGATACAAACCGTGCTCAACGAGGCGACCTTGGCCGACTACGCCCGGTTCCGGGAGGCCCTCAAGGATTTCCCCTTCACCTTCGGCTTCTCCGTCATGCACGGCAAGGGCGGGCAGATCGCCATCCGCGGCGAGAAGTACCTCGAGCTTTTGCGCAAGTACGGGGTCTTCGAGGGCGTCAATTTTTACGGCGAGCACTTGACGGAGATGCTGGCGGGCGACTTCTCTAGGCCCTGGAAATGCCTGGCGGGCTTCAAGTTCCTCTACGTCAACGCCAAGGGAGGCGTGCAGTGGTGCGCCCAGCAGCGCGACTACATGTACCCCTTGGACCAGCTCGACTCCAATATCCTCGCCCAGAACGACCGCCACAAGCCCTGCGAGGCCGGCTGTTCGCTAGGCTGCGTGCGCATGATCTCCCACACCTTGGGCGAGCCCATGAAGACCTTCGGCGCCAGCGTGAGGCTCGCCTTGGGCATGCGCCGGTAG
- a CDS encoding diiron oxygenase translates to MKRLDPDDEQALAKVLERQKRLSWDFEKGLPWERGIDLGRFFVPLDQDNLVFPEASHEQRLIISQYLGLVIAQTFSEMETALVQAKELVWERNLALYPVGPEFEAMGEQFFSEEEKHSRVFKRFLVAFAEQTGIEHKDLLTILPTVSGTLLHRTLKLNSHYGGHALWWVLTLVEEVSILIYKQMQPFKKQLDPLYFDIHRRHFEEEIRHNPYSYWMLEHLYRRNKSWANVFWRKTDLPLAQALEVSWAFSSLSRIRNTYWLRKKHPFYASLYSCMPLLRKLSPIEIIRRLFVAAPFVSLLLNPNYHHDYQGLVERLRALRIPTPKPQPLPLSAD, encoded by the coding sequence GTGAAGAGGCTCGATCCGGACGACGAGCAGGCCCTGGCCAAGGTCTTGGAAAGGCAGAAAAGGCTTTCCTGGGATTTCGAGAAAGGCCTGCCCTGGGAGCGGGGCATAGACCTCGGGCGCTTTTTCGTCCCCCTCGATCAGGACAACCTGGTGTTCCCGGAGGCCTCCCACGAGCAAAGGCTCATCATCAGCCAGTACCTGGGTCTCGTGATCGCCCAGACCTTCTCCGAGATGGAGACGGCCCTCGTGCAGGCCAAGGAATTGGTATGGGAGAGGAACCTCGCCCTTTACCCGGTGGGCCCCGAATTCGAGGCCATGGGCGAACAGTTCTTCTCCGAGGAGGAAAAGCACTCCCGGGTGTTCAAGCGCTTCCTCGTGGCCTTCGCGGAGCAAACCGGCATCGAGCACAAGGACCTTCTGACCATACTCCCCACGGTGTCCGGGACCTTGCTCCACAGGACGCTTAAGCTAAACTCGCATTACGGCGGCCACGCCCTCTGGTGGGTCCTAACCTTGGTGGAGGAGGTCTCCATCCTCATCTACAAGCAGATGCAGCCCTTTAAAAAACAGCTCGACCCCCTCTATTTCGACATCCATCGCAGGCATTTCGAGGAGGAAATCCGCCACAATCCCTACTCCTATTGGATGCTCGAGCATCTCTACCGCCGGAACAAGTCCTGGGCCAACGTCTTCTGGCGCAAGACCGATCTGCCCCTGGCCCAAGCCCTCGAGGTCTCCTGGGCGTTCTCGTCGCTCTCCCGGATACGGAATACGTATTGGCTAAGGAAAAAGCACCCCTTTTACGCATCCCTCTACTCCTGCATGCCCCTCTTGCGCAAGCTCTCCCCCATCGAGATCATCCGCCGCCTCTTCGTGGCGGCCCCCTTCGTGAGCCTGCTGCTCAACCCCAACTACCACCACGACTACCAGGGCTTGGTGGAAAGGCTCCGGGCCCTGCGCATTCCCACGCCCAAGCCCCAGCCCCTGCCTCTGAGCGCGGACTGA
- a CDS encoding YceI family protein produces MKTALALALLAAAAPRICAETYQIDPDHSEVRFKIHHLVGNVGGAFDRFEGSFDFDPKKPGDAKAWAKIDAASINTRNEKRDGHLRSPDFFDAVQHPFLEFKSKKLSLFDGKKGKLSGTLTMHGVTKPVVLEVKMGEIGKDPWGGVRAGFSAEGTLHRKDFGIVWNKTLDNGGLMLGDDVKIEIEIEGKAAPKDAQAQK; encoded by the coding sequence ATGAAAACGGCCTTGGCTCTGGCTCTTCTGGCGGCGGCAGCGCCCCGCATCTGCGCAGAAACATACCAAATAGACCCGGACCACAGCGAGGTGCGCTTCAAAATACATCATCTCGTGGGCAACGTGGGAGGGGCCTTCGACAGATTCGAGGGGAGCTTCGACTTCGACCCCAAGAAGCCCGGAGACGCCAAGGCCTGGGCCAAGATAGACGCCGCCAGCATAAACACCCGCAACGAGAAAAGGGACGGACACCTGAGAAGCCCGGATTTCTTCGACGCGGTCCAGCATCCCTTCCTGGAGTTCAAAAGCAAGAAGCTGTCGTTGTTCGACGGCAAAAAGGGGAAGCTCTCGGGCACTCTTACCATGCACGGCGTGACCAAGCCGGTTGTCCTCGAGGTAAAGATGGGGGAGATCGGCAAGGACCCCTGGGGAGGCGTGCGCGCCGGATTCTCGGCCGAGGGCACGCTCCACCGGAAGGATTTCGGGATCGTCTGGAACAAGACCTTGGACAACGGGGGCCTTATGCTGGGCGATGACGTGAAGATAGAGATTGAAATCGAAGGGAAAGCCGCCCCAAAGGACGCCCAGGCGCAGAAGTAG
- a CDS encoding thioredoxin domain-containing protein, whose product MTEHGAPNRLIREKSPYLLQHAHNPVDWHPWGEEAFAKARAEEKPILLSIGYSTCHWCHVMEQESFEDPGIAGLMNKWFISIKLDREERPDVDKIYMTAVQAMTGQGGWPLNVFLTPELKPFYGGTYFPPEPRRGQPGFARLLERIAELWRTQRADLEKDAGSLTAAVGAYVAGEAKPSELRAEWLDRALAAYRGSFDPEHGGFGSAPKFPMPVYHHFLLRYYARTGNREALDLCLVTLRRMARGGICDQIGGGFHRYSTDAEWRVPHFEKMLYDNAQLAAVYLEAFQVSGDPEMALVARETLDYLLRDMRHSEGGFFSAEDADSLEPETGRKEEGAFYLWSEVELRNVLGADTEPFIRYFGVEPSGKRILHAGPSSPRPDLGQAKARLLAARAARPRPGLDDKVLVSWNGLAISAFAKAWLILEEPQYLAAAQVAAGFIRKRLYDSDSKHLWRRWRGEAGVPAMADDYAFLAQGLLDLYEADFDHSWLDWAMALAEEQNRLFLADQGGFYLTAEGHDKNLILRAMDDSDNVEPSASSIGALNLLRLHQFTRRKDFLEAAEKTLRRFGPLMERRPLSLAAMLSALSFHLSKPRQIVIAGAPGMPGYEEMLRTIRSRFLPEKITALARHMPFPEAFAPKDGKTLIYICAGGVCELPIMDAALLRKTLDALLPKA is encoded by the coding sequence ATGACAGAGCATGGCGCGCCCAACCGCCTGATACGCGAGAAGAGCCCGTATCTTCTCCAGCACGCGCATAATCCCGTGGACTGGCATCCCTGGGGGGAAGAGGCCTTCGCCAAGGCCCGGGCAGAGGAGAAGCCCATCCTCCTATCCATCGGCTACTCGACTTGCCATTGGTGCCACGTCATGGAGCAGGAAAGCTTCGAGGATCCCGGCATCGCCGGGCTCATGAACAAGTGGTTTATCTCCATCAAGCTCGACCGCGAGGAGCGCCCGGACGTGGACAAGATATACATGACCGCGGTGCAGGCCATGACCGGGCAGGGGGGCTGGCCCTTGAACGTCTTCTTGACGCCCGAGCTCAAGCCTTTTTACGGCGGGACATACTTTCCCCCGGAGCCGCGCCGGGGCCAGCCGGGATTTGCCCGGCTCCTTGAGCGCATCGCCGAGCTTTGGCGCACCCAGCGGGCTGACTTAGAGAAGGACGCCGGCTCCCTCACCGCGGCGGTCGGGGCTTACGTGGCCGGGGAGGCGAAGCCCTCGGAACTCCGCGCCGAATGGCTGGACAGAGCTTTGGCGGCCTACCGGGGAAGTTTCGACCCCGAGCACGGGGGCTTCGGCAGCGCTCCCAAGTTTCCCATGCCGGTCTACCACCACTTCCTCCTCAGGTACTACGCGCGCACGGGGAACAGGGAAGCTCTCGACCTTTGCCTCGTAACCTTGCGCCGCATGGCCCGGGGAGGGATATGCGACCAGATCGGGGGGGGATTCCATCGCTACTCCACGGACGCCGAGTGGCGCGTGCCCCATTTCGAGAAGATGCTTTACGACAACGCCCAGCTGGCCGCCGTCTATTTGGAGGCCTTCCAGGTCAGCGGCGATCCCGAAATGGCCTTGGTGGCGCGGGAAACTTTGGACTATCTCCTGCGCGACATGCGCCATTCCGAGGGGGGATTTTTCTCCGCCGAGGACGCCGATAGCCTAGAGCCTGAAACCGGGCGTAAAGAGGAGGGGGCGTTTTATCTTTGGAGCGAAGTGGAGCTGCGAAACGTTCTGGGAGCGGACACGGAGCCTTTCATCCGATATTTCGGAGTCGAGCCCTCGGGCAAACGTATCCTCCATGCCGGGCCATCCTCACCCCGCCCCGACCTTGGCCAGGCCAAGGCCAGGCTATTGGCCGCCCGCGCCGCCAGGCCTCGGCCGGGGCTGGACGACAAAGTCCTCGTCTCCTGGAACGGGCTCGCCATATCGGCCTTCGCCAAGGCCTGGCTGATTCTTGAGGAGCCCCAGTATCTCGCGGCAGCCCAGGTCGCCGCGGGCTTCATCCGCAAGCGCCTCTACGATTCAGACTCCAAGCACCTTTGGCGGCGTTGGCGAGGGGAGGCCGGGGTGCCGGCGATGGCCGACGATTACGCCTTCCTCGCCCAGGGCCTGCTCGATCTTTACGAGGCGGACTTCGACCACTCGTGGCTAGACTGGGCCATGGCGCTCGCCGAGGAGCAAAACCGCCTGTTCCTAGCCGATCAGGGAGGATTTTATTTGACGGCCGAGGGCCACGATAAGAACCTCATCCTGCGCGCCATGGACGACTCCGACAACGTGGAGCCTAGCGCCAGCTCTATTGGCGCCTTGAACCTTCTGCGCCTCCATCAGTTTACCCGCCGTAAGGACTTCCTGGAGGCGGCGGAGAAAACCCTTCGGCGCTTCGGCCCGCTTATGGAGCGGCGCCCCCTGTCCTTGGCGGCCATGCTCTCGGCTCTAAGCTTCCATCTCTCGAAGCCACGGCAGATCGTGATCGCGGGCGCTCCCGGGATGCCCGGCTACGAGGAAATGCTCCGGACCATACGTTCCCGCTTTTTGCCGGAGAAGATCACGGCCCTCGCCCGGCACATGCCCTTTCCCGAGGCTTTTGCGCCCAAGGACGGCAAGACGCTCATCTACATTTGCGCGGGGGGAGTCTGCGAACTTCCCATCATGGACGCCGCTCTCTTGAGAAAAACTCTCGACGCATTGCTTCCCAAGGCATGA
- a CDS encoding SDR family oxidoreductase — protein sequence MALALAGKKAVVTGAAGGLGRALVFELLQEGAKVLAVDKNEKGLAALAREAEGRAFSLATLQADVSAKESYLTTLTSSCGEKDPPQLFINNAGLARIEALEKMDLAHFEEIMRVNLLGTVYGSHFALSRMKPAGEGLIVNVSSMAGHIPAGFMTAYAASKFGVVGFTRALQAELRLSRSPVRACLVSPGFFDTPLMRQKNAPFPKFLEWMVARPEAVAARIVNGIKKGKAEIYPDLSAKIMRNLHRVSPALALRASRLLAARSLAEALGLTPISF from the coding sequence TTGGCGCTAGCCTTGGCCGGAAAAAAAGCGGTGGTGACCGGTGCGGCCGGGGGCCTTGGTCGGGCTCTCGTCTTCGAGCTCCTGCAGGAGGGGGCGAAAGTCTTGGCCGTGGATAAGAATGAAAAGGGACTCGCGGCTCTCGCTAGAGAGGCGGAGGGTAGGGCGTTCTCTCTGGCTACTCTTCAAGCCGACGTTTCGGCCAAGGAATCCTATTTAACGACTCTTACCAGCAGCTGCGGCGAAAAGGACCCGCCGCAGCTGTTCATCAACAACGCCGGGCTTGCCCGAATAGAGGCGCTGGAGAAAATGGACCTCGCCCATTTTGAGGAGATCATGAGGGTCAACCTCCTCGGGACGGTTTACGGCAGCCATTTCGCGCTTTCTCGGATGAAGCCGGCGGGAGAGGGGCTCATCGTGAACGTCTCCTCCATGGCGGGGCACATCCCCGCCGGGTTCATGACCGCTTACGCCGCGTCCAAGTTCGGGGTCGTTGGCTTTACGAGGGCTCTCCAGGCCGAGCTGCGCCTTTCCCGCAGTCCGGTGAGGGCCTGCCTGGTTTCCCCTGGATTCTTCGACACGCCTCTCATGCGGCAGAAAAACGCGCCATTCCCGAAATTCCTCGAGTGGATGGTGGCCCGGCCGGAAGCCGTAGCGGCGCGGATCGTGAACGGGATAAAAAAAGGAAAAGCGGAAATTTACCCGGATTTAAGCGCGAAAATCATGAGAAACCTCCACAGGGTCTCTCCAGCCCTGGCCCTGCGGGCTTCCCGCCTGCTCGCGGCCAGGTCTTTGGCCGAGGCCCTGGGCCTCACGCCCATCTCCTTTTAA